In Pseudomonas fluorescens NCIMB 11764, a single window of DNA contains:
- a CDS encoding EAL domain-containing protein, producing MNRTRTLGTPRLLGIVWPFIAVVLFQALLGGVSLYVLSAVRGYVAGESLWSKGQKDAIYYLNLYADSRDERIFLKYQNSIAVPQGGHELRLALDHQPPDIEAARQGVLKGGNHPDDVSSVIWLYLNFRHFSYHEKAIDLWRVGDAYLVQLDDIAREMHQRITTGRATDADIKRWKDQIFVINESVTPAAKAFSDALGEGSRMILRLLLVTNLATALGLIVLALMRTHKLLKQRHAFADALQLEKERAQITLQSIGDGVITTNVDGAIAYMNPAAEALTHWKAEQATGLPLAALFNLLDENAQADGFTLIEHILSGQLSGGSEHSKLIQRLDGSTVSVTLVGAPIRNAGKVSGTVLVLHDMTQERQYIANLSWQATHDALTGLANRREFEYRLEQVLHNLTRQVGRHALMFLDLDQFKLVNDTCGHAAGDELLRHICALLQSGLREGDTLARLGGDEFGILLESCAPEAAEKIAEGLRQTVQNLHFVWKGRPFVTTVSIGLVHINQHPTTLETSLRAADMACYMAKEKGRNRVQVYHADDSELSLRFGEMAWVQRLHMALEENRFCLYAQEIATLGHVEQGGGHIEILLRLHDEAGRMILPDSFIPAAERYGLMTSLDRWVVQNVFKIIAQCIAEKHKGPLAMCAINLSGTTIGDEAFLDFLRQQFITYSIPPEMICFEITETSAISNLGSAIRFINELKGLGCLFSLDDFCAGMSSFAYLKHLPVDFLKIDGSFVKDMLDDPINRAMVEVINHIGHVMGKRTIAEFVETPQIEQALLEIGVDYAQGYVIERPHLFTCDSLQSRPARRQPLLFKAPGTFR from the coding sequence ATGAATCGAACGCGGACTCTCGGAACGCCCCGGTTGTTGGGCATTGTCTGGCCATTTATCGCCGTCGTGCTGTTTCAGGCCTTGCTGGGCGGCGTCAGCCTTTATGTACTTTCGGCGGTGCGCGGCTACGTCGCTGGCGAAAGCCTCTGGTCCAAGGGCCAGAAAGACGCCATCTATTACCTGAACCTCTACGCGGACAGCCGCGACGAGAGGATATTCCTCAAATACCAGAACTCCATCGCCGTGCCTCAGGGCGGCCACGAGTTGCGTCTGGCGCTGGACCATCAGCCTCCGGACATTGAAGCGGCACGCCAGGGGGTTCTCAAGGGTGGGAACCACCCGGACGACGTGTCCAGCGTGATCTGGCTGTACCTCAATTTCCGGCACTTCAGTTACCACGAGAAAGCCATTGACCTCTGGAGGGTAGGCGACGCGTATCTGGTGCAACTCGATGACATTGCGCGGGAAATGCATCAGCGCATCACTACCGGACGGGCCACCGATGCCGATATCAAGCGCTGGAAAGATCAGATATTCGTCATCAACGAAAGTGTGACACCGGCGGCGAAGGCCTTCAGCGATGCCTTGGGTGAAGGCTCGCGGATGATCCTGCGGCTGTTGCTGGTGACCAACCTTGCTACGGCGCTGGGCTTGATTGTCCTGGCCCTGATGCGCACGCACAAACTGCTAAAGCAGCGCCATGCCTTCGCCGACGCGCTGCAGCTGGAAAAAGAACGCGCGCAGATCACTCTGCAATCGATTGGCGATGGCGTGATCACCACCAATGTCGACGGCGCAATTGCCTACATGAACCCGGCCGCCGAAGCGTTGACGCACTGGAAGGCCGAGCAGGCGACAGGGTTGCCCTTGGCAGCGCTGTTCAATCTGCTGGACGAAAACGCCCAGGCCGACGGCTTTACGCTGATCGAACACATCCTGAGCGGCCAGCTCAGCGGCGGCAGCGAACACTCCAAACTGATTCAACGCCTGGATGGCAGCACAGTGTCGGTCACGCTGGTTGGCGCGCCGATCCGTAATGCCGGCAAGGTCAGCGGAACCGTGCTGGTCTTGCACGACATGACCCAGGAGCGGCAGTACATTGCCAATCTGTCCTGGCAGGCGACCCATGATGCCCTGACCGGTCTCGCCAACCGCCGCGAATTCGAGTATCGGCTGGAGCAGGTGCTGCATAACCTGACGCGGCAGGTGGGGCGCCATGCCCTGATGTTCCTCGACCTGGATCAGTTCAAACTGGTCAACGACACCTGCGGCCACGCGGCGGGAGACGAGTTGTTGCGGCATATCTGCGCGTTGCTGCAATCGGGGCTGCGCGAAGGCGATACCCTGGCCCGCCTGGGCGGCGACGAGTTTGGCATCCTGCTGGAGAGTTGTGCGCCGGAAGCCGCAGAGAAAATCGCCGAGGGCCTGCGCCAGACCGTGCAGAACCTGCACTTCGTCTGGAAAGGCCGGCCGTTCGTGACCACCGTGAGCATCGGGCTGGTGCATATCAATCAGCACCCGACCACCCTCGAAACGTCGCTGCGCGCCGCCGACATGGCCTGCTACATGGCCAAGGAAAAGGGCCGCAACCGGGTCCAGGTCTATCACGCCGATGACTCTGAACTGTCCCTGCGCTTTGGCGAAATGGCCTGGGTGCAGCGCTTGCACATGGCGCTGGAAGAGAACCGCTTTTGTCTGTATGCCCAGGAAATCGCCACATTGGGTCATGTCGAACAGGGTGGCGGTCATATCGAAATCCTGTTGCGCCTGCATGATGAAGCCGGGCGCATGATATTGCCCGACAGCTTTATTCCGGCGGCGGAACGTTATGGCCTGATGACTTCGCTTGATCGTTGGGTTGTGCAGAATGTTTTCAAGATCATTGCCCAATGTATAGCGGAGAAACATAAAGGGCCGTTGGCGATGTGTGCGATTAATCTGTCAGGCACAACTATCGGAGATGAGGCATTCCTGGACTTCCTGCGTCAACAGTTCATTACTTACTCCATACCGCCTGAAATGATTTGTTTTGAAATTACTGAAACCAGCGCTATTTCCAATCTTGGAAGTGCAATTAGATTTATTAATGAACTCAAAGGCTTAGGTTGTCTCTTTTCGTTGGACGACTTTTGCGCCGGTATGTCCTCATTCGCCTACTTGAAACATTTGCCTGTAGACTTCCTGAAGATCGACGGGAGTTTCGTAAAGGATATGCTGGACGACCCGATTAACCGCGCCATGGTCGAAGTGATCAATCACATCGGGCATGTCATGGGTAAGCGTACGATTGCCGAGTTTGTTGAAACACCCCAGATCGAGCAGGCATTGCTTGAGATCGGGGTGGATTACGCTCAAGGGTATGTGATTGAGCGCCCGCATCTGTTTACCTGCGATAGTTTGCAAAGTCGTCCTGCCAGGCGACAGCCGTTGTTATTCAAGGCGCCTGGCACGTTCCGTTGA
- a CDS encoding ABC transporter ATP-binding protein → MHDQPDDTATATRVDRLSWAEIRRLALHHKKALWIANGVAVLATLCSVPIPLLLPLLVDEVLLGHGDSALKIMNHALPEGWQKAAGYIGLMLLVTLLLRCGALLFNVVQAKLFAALAKDIVYRIRIRLIERLKRISLGEYESLGSGTVTTHLVTDLDTVDKFVGETLSRFLVAMLTLVGTASILIWMHWKLALLIMLFNPLVIYATVLLGKRVKHLKKLENDSTSRFTQALTETLDSIQEVRAGNRQGFFLGRLGQRAREVRDYAVTSQWKTDASNRASGLLFQFGIDIFRAAAMLTVLFSDLSIGQMLAVFSYLWFMIGPVEQLLNLQYAYYAAGGALSRINELLARADEPEYPGGVDPFNGRETVGIEVTGLSFGYGDELVLNQMNLSIAPGEKVAIVGASGGGKSTLVQLLLGLYTPQAGTIRFGGSTQQEIGLETVRENVAVVLQHPALFNDTIRANLTMGRERSDEACWQALEIAQLHNTVRELPNGLDSIVGRSGVRLSGGQRQRLAIARMVLAEPKVVILDEATSALDAATEYNLHQALARFLSHRTTLIIAHRLSAVKQADRVLVFDGGQIAEDGDHQQLIAEGGLYAKLYGHLQQH, encoded by the coding sequence GTGCATGACCAGCCTGACGACACCGCAACCGCTACACGTGTCGACCGTCTGAGCTGGGCGGAAATCCGCCGACTGGCCCTGCATCACAAGAAAGCCCTGTGGATCGCCAACGGCGTGGCCGTACTGGCAACGTTGTGCAGCGTGCCGATTCCCTTGCTCTTGCCGTTGCTGGTCGATGAAGTGCTGCTGGGGCATGGCGACTCTGCGCTGAAGATCATGAACCACGCGCTGCCCGAAGGCTGGCAGAAAGCGGCGGGGTACATCGGCCTGATGCTGCTGGTGACCTTGTTGCTGCGCTGTGGTGCCTTGCTGTTCAACGTGGTGCAGGCAAAGTTGTTTGCGGCACTGGCCAAAGACATCGTCTACCGCATCCGCATAAGGCTGATCGAACGGCTCAAGCGCATCTCGCTGGGCGAGTACGAAAGCCTGGGCAGCGGCACGGTCACCACGCACCTGGTCACTGACCTGGATACCGTGGACAAATTCGTCGGTGAAACCCTCAGCCGTTTCCTCGTCGCCATGCTGACCCTGGTCGGTACGGCGAGCATCCTGATCTGGATGCACTGGAAACTGGCGCTGCTGATCATGCTGTTCAACCCGTTGGTGATCTACGCCACGGTGCTACTGGGCAAGCGGGTCAAACACCTGAAGAAACTCGAGAACGACAGCACCTCGCGCTTCACCCAGGCGCTCACCGAAACCCTCGATTCCATCCAGGAAGTGCGCGCTGGCAACCGTCAGGGCTTCTTCCTCGGGCGCCTCGGCCAGAGAGCTCGCGAAGTACGTGATTACGCGGTGACTTCGCAGTGGAAAACCGATGCCTCGAACCGGGCCAGCGGTTTGCTGTTCCAGTTCGGCATCGATATTTTTCGCGCCGCGGCGATGCTTACGGTGTTGTTTTCCGACCTGTCCATCGGCCAGATGCTCGCGGTGTTCAGCTACCTGTGGTTCATGATCGGTCCGGTGGAACAGCTGTTGAATCTGCAATACGCCTACTACGCCGCCGGTGGCGCGTTGTCGCGGATCAACGAACTGTTGGCCCGTGCCGATGAGCCGGAATACCCGGGCGGGGTCGACCCGTTCAACGGTCGTGAAACCGTGGGTATCGAAGTCACGGGATTGAGTTTCGGTTACGGCGACGAGCTGGTGCTGAACCAGATGAACCTGTCCATCGCTCCCGGTGAAAAAGTCGCGATTGTCGGCGCCAGCGGGGGCGGCAAAAGTACGTTGGTGCAGTTGCTGCTGGGTCTTTATACGCCACAGGCAGGAACCATCCGCTTCGGTGGTTCGACCCAGCAGGAGATCGGACTGGAAACGGTTCGCGAGAATGTCGCGGTGGTCCTGCAACATCCGGCGCTGTTCAACGACACCATCCGCGCCAACCTGACCATGGGCCGTGAGCGCAGTGACGAAGCCTGCTGGCAAGCACTGGAAATTGCACAACTGCACAACACGGTTCGGGAATTGCCCAACGGCCTGGACAGTATCGTCGGGCGTTCCGGCGTGCGCTTGTCCGGCGGCCAGCGCCAACGCCTGGCGATTGCACGGATGGTGCTGGCCGAACCGAAAGTGGTGATCCTCGACGAGGCCACTTCAGCGCTGGATGCCGCCACCGAATACAACCTGCACCAGGCATTGGCGCGGTTCCTCAGCCACCGCACCACCCTGATCATTGCGCACCGCTTGTCAGCCGTGAAGCAGGCCGACCGAGTGCTGGTGTTCGACGGCGGGCAGATTGCCGAAGATGGCGACCATCAGCAACTGATTGCCGAGGGTGGTTTGTACGCCAAGCTGTATGGGCATTTGCAACAACATTAG
- a CDS encoding rhodanese-related sulfurtransferase, whose translation MTQQIVVAALYKFVTLENYVDLREPLLQAMVDNGIKGTLLIAEEGINGTVSGSREGIDGLMAWLKNDPRMDDIDHKESYCDEQPFYRTKVKLKKEIVTLGVEGVDPNKKVGTYVDPENWNALISDPEVLLIDTRNDYEVSIGTFEGAIDPKTTSFREFPDYIKANFDPAVHKKVAMFCTGGIRCEKASSYMLSQGFDEVYHLKGGILKYLEEVPQEETKWQGDCFVFDNRVTVRHDLSEGDYDQCHACRTPVSVEDRASEHYVAGISCPHCWDKLSEKTRRSAIDRQKQIELAKARNMPHPIGYNYKQTPSEA comes from the coding sequence ATGACACAACAGATTGTCGTGGCGGCACTGTATAAGTTCGTCACCCTGGAAAATTACGTCGACCTGCGCGAGCCACTGCTGCAGGCGATGGTCGACAACGGCATCAAAGGCACGTTGCTGATCGCCGAAGAAGGCATCAACGGCACCGTCTCCGGCAGCCGCGAAGGCATCGACGGGCTGATGGCGTGGCTCAAGAACGACCCGCGCATGGACGACATCGACCACAAAGAGTCGTATTGCGACGAGCAGCCGTTCTATCGCACCAAAGTCAAACTCAAGAAAGAAATCGTCACCCTCGGCGTCGAAGGCGTGGACCCGAACAAAAAGGTCGGCACCTACGTTGATCCAGAGAACTGGAACGCGCTGATCAGCGATCCGGAAGTGCTGTTGATCGACACGCGTAACGACTACGAAGTCTCGATCGGCACTTTCGAAGGCGCCATCGATCCGAAGACCACCAGCTTTCGTGAATTCCCCGATTACATCAAAGCCAATTTCGACCCGGCCGTGCACAAGAAAGTCGCGATGTTCTGCACCGGTGGCATTCGCTGCGAAAAGGCCTCGAGCTACATGCTCAGCCAGGGTTTCGACGAGGTCTATCACCTCAAGGGCGGCATTCTGAAATACCTCGAAGAGGTGCCGCAGGAAGAAACCAAGTGGCAGGGCGACTGCTTCGTCTTCGATAACCGCGTGACCGTGCGCCATGACCTGAGCGAAGGCGACTACGATCAGTGCCACGCCTGTCGTACGCCGGTGAGTGTCGAAGACCGCGCGTCCGAGCACTACGTGGCTGGCATCAGCTGTCCGCATTGCTGGGATAAGCTGAGCGAGAAGACCCGTCGCAGCGCCATCGATCGGCAAAAACAGATCGAACTGGCCAAGGCTCGCAACATGCCGCACCCGATCGGCTACAACTACAAGCAAACCCCTTCCGAGGCTTGA
- the rdgC gene encoding recombination-associated protein RdgC, translating to MWFKNLLIYRLTQDLPFDAEALETALATKLARPCASQELTTYGFVAPFGKGEDAPLVHVSGDFLLISARKEERILPGSVVRDAVKEKVEEIEAEQMRKVYKKERDQIKDEIIQAFLPRAFIRRSSTFAAIAPKQGLILVNSASPKRAEDLLSTLREVIGTLPVRPLTVKMSPTATMTEWVTTQKAADDFFVLDECELRDTHEDGGIVRCKRQDLTSEEIQLHLSTGKVVTQLSLAWQDKLSFVLDDKMVVKRLKFEDLLQDQAEQDGGEEALGQLDASFTLMMLTFGDFLPALVEALGGEETPQGI from the coding sequence ATGTGGTTCAAAAACCTGCTTATCTATCGCCTGACCCAAGATCTGCCTTTTGATGCCGAGGCGTTGGAAACTGCACTGGCCACCAAACTGGCGCGTCCTTGTGCAAGCCAGGAGTTGACCACCTACGGTTTCGTCGCGCCATTTGGCAAGGGCGAAGATGCACCTCTGGTGCACGTCAGCGGCGACTTCCTGCTGATCTCCGCGCGTAAAGAAGAGCGCATCCTGCCGGGCAGCGTCGTGCGCGACGCCGTGAAGGAAAAGGTCGAAGAGATCGAAGCCGAACAAATGCGCAAGGTCTACAAAAAGGAACGCGACCAGATCAAGGATGAAATCATCCAGGCCTTCCTGCCTCGCGCCTTTATCCGCCGTTCGTCGACCTTCGCAGCCATCGCACCGAAACAAGGTCTGATTCTGGTCAACTCGGCCAGCCCGAAACGCGCCGAGGACCTGCTGTCCACCCTGCGCGAAGTCATTGGCACACTGCCGGTGCGTCCACTGACCGTGAAAATGTCCCCGACCGCCACCATGACTGAATGGGTCACAACCCAGAAAGCCGCGGACGATTTCTTCGTGCTGGACGAATGCGAACTGCGCGACACCCACGAAGACGGCGGCATCGTGCGCTGCAAGCGTCAGGACCTGACCAGCGAAGAAATCCAGTTGCACTTGAGCACTGGCAAAGTGGTCACCCAGCTGTCGCTGGCGTGGCAAGACAAACTGTCTTTCGTCCTCGACGACAAGATGGTGGTCAAGCGCCTGAAGTTCGAGGATCTGCTGCAGGATCAGGCGGAACAGGACGGCGGCGAAGAAGCCCTCGGCCAACTGGATGCCAGCTTCACCTTGATGATGCTGACCTTTGGTGATTTCCTGCCGGCGCTGGTTGAGGCGTTGGGTGGGGAAGAGACACCTCAAGGCATCTGA
- a CDS encoding TenA family transcriptional regulator — translation MEAASYPAWAQQLIQDCSESKRRVVEHELYRRMRDNKLSAKTMRHYLIGGWPVVEQFALYMAQNLTKTRFARHPGEDMARRWLMRNIRVELNHADYWVHWSRAHGVSLEDLQAQQVAPELHALSHWCWHTSSADSLIVAIAATNYAIEGATGEWSALVCSSGVYAAAFPEEDRKRAMKWLKMHAQYDDAHPWEALEIICTLAGLNPSKSLQAELRQAVCKSYDYMFLFLERCMQLEPVEKAPVAARERRALAES, via the coding sequence ATGGAAGCTGCAAGTTACCCCGCCTGGGCTCAGCAACTGATCCAGGATTGCAGCGAGAGTAAACGCCGGGTTGTCGAACACGAACTGTACAGGCGCATGCGAGACAATAAACTCAGCGCCAAAACCATGCGTCACTACCTGATTGGTGGTTGGCCGGTGGTCGAACAGTTCGCGTTATATATGGCCCAGAACCTGACCAAGACCCGTTTTGCCCGCCACCCCGGCGAGGATATGGCGCGCCGCTGGTTGATGCGCAACATCCGTGTGGAATTGAACCACGCCGATTACTGGGTGCACTGGAGCCGCGCTCACGGTGTCAGCCTGGAAGATCTGCAGGCGCAACAGGTTGCCCCGGAACTTCATGCCTTGAGCCACTGGTGCTGGCACACCAGTTCGGCAGATTCGCTGATCGTTGCCATTGCTGCCACCAACTACGCCATTGAAGGCGCGACAGGTGAGTGGTCGGCGCTGGTCTGCTCCAGTGGTGTCTATGCGGCAGCGTTCCCCGAGGAAGATCGCAAGCGGGCCATGAAGTGGCTGAAGATGCATGCCCAGTACGACGACGCCCATCCATGGGAGGCGCTGGAAATCATCTGCACGCTGGCAGGATTGAATCCGAGCAAGTCCTTGCAGGCTGAGTTGCGTCAGGCGGTGTGCAAAAGCTACGACTACATGTTCCTGTTCCTGGAACGCTGCATGCAGCTTGAACCTGTGGAGAAGGCTCCGGTCGCGGCGCGTGAGCGCAGGGCGCTGGCTGAAAGCTGA
- a CDS encoding DsbA family protein, with translation MSARRLLYVMDPMCSWCWGFAPVANALVEQAQAVGVDVHLVVGGLRTGSGSALEPTTRRYILEHWQAVTEATGQPFKTEGALPEGFVYDTEPACRALVTARSLAPDCAWKLLGLIQHAFYAEGRDVTHASVLVELAEQAGLPRIEFAAAFDRADQHAATAADFTWVQDLGIAGFPTLLAERDGQLALLTNGYQPLSVLSPLLGRWLERAACA, from the coding sequence ATGTCTGCTCGCCGCCTGCTCTATGTGATGGACCCGATGTGTTCCTGGTGCTGGGGTTTTGCGCCAGTGGCCAATGCGCTGGTCGAACAGGCGCAGGCGGTGGGTGTGGACGTGCATTTGGTGGTGGGTGGCTTGCGCACTGGCAGTGGTTCGGCGCTGGAGCCGACCACCCGGCGCTACATTCTTGAACACTGGCAAGCCGTCACCGAGGCCACCGGCCAACCCTTCAAGACCGAAGGCGCGCTGCCCGAAGGCTTTGTGTACGACACCGAACCCGCCTGTCGGGCGTTGGTGACGGCGCGCAGCCTGGCACCGGATTGCGCATGGAAACTGCTCGGTCTGATCCAGCATGCGTTTTATGCAGAAGGCCGCGATGTCACCCACGCCAGTGTACTGGTGGAGCTGGCGGAGCAGGCCGGTTTGCCACGCATCGAGTTCGCGGCCGCGTTCGACCGCGCCGATCAACATGCCGCGACAGCGGCCGATTTCACTTGGGTGCAGGACCTCGGCATCGCCGGTTTCCCCACCTTGCTGGCGGAGCGTGATGGTCAATTGGCGTTGTTGACCAATGGCTATCAGCCTCTAAGCGTTCTGTCACCGCTGCTCGGCCGCTGGCTGGAGCGCGCTGCCTGTGCATGA
- the sugE gene encoding quaternary ammonium compound efflux SMR transporter SugE has product MSWVILFFAGLFEVGWAVGLKYTDGFSRPLPTALTVAAMAISLGLLGLAMKELPLGTAYAIWTGVGAVGTVIAGIILFGESMALFRLASVALIIAGLIGLKVST; this is encoded by the coding sequence ATGTCCTGGGTCATTCTGTTTTTCGCCGGACTGTTCGAAGTAGGCTGGGCTGTCGGCCTGAAATACACCGATGGTTTCAGCCGCCCTCTTCCCACCGCATTGACCGTTGCCGCCATGGCCATCAGCCTTGGCCTGCTCGGCCTTGCCATGAAGGAACTGCCGCTGGGCACCGCCTATGCGATCTGGACCGGCGTGGGTGCGGTCGGCACGGTCATCGCCGGGATCATTCTGTTTGGTGAGTCCATGGCGCTGTTCCGGCTCGCCAGTGTGGCGTTGATCATTGCCGGGTTGATTGGATTGAAAGTCAGCACCTAG
- a CDS encoding bile acid:sodium symporter family protein: protein MRALAALSRFVGNTFAYWVLIFAVVAFLQPTWFIGLKGAIVPLLGLVMFGMGLTLKLEDFAEVARHPWRVALGVVAHFVIMPGVAWLLCQVFHLPPEIAVGVILVGCCPSGTSSNVMTWLARGDLALSVAIAAVTTLLAPLLTPALIWLLASAWLPVSFMELFWSILQVVLLPIVLGVVAQRLLGARVRHAVEVLPLVSVVSIVIIVTAVVAASQAKIAESGLLIMAVVMLHNSFGYLLGYFTGRLFKLPLAQRKSLALEVGMQNSGLGAALASAHFSPLAAVPSALFSVWHNISGALLSTYFRRMSEKEDRETAARQATE, encoded by the coding sequence ATGCGTGCACTGGCTGCATTGAGTCGTTTTGTCGGCAACACCTTCGCTTACTGGGTTCTGATTTTCGCCGTCGTGGCCTTCTTGCAACCGACGTGGTTCATCGGCCTGAAAGGCGCCATCGTCCCGTTGCTGGGGCTGGTGATGTTCGGCATGGGCCTGACCCTCAAACTCGAAGACTTCGCTGAAGTCGCCCGCCATCCGTGGCGTGTGGCCCTGGGCGTCGTTGCACATTTCGTGATCATGCCCGGTGTGGCATGGTTGCTCTGCCAGGTTTTCCACTTGCCGCCGGAAATCGCCGTTGGCGTGATTCTCGTCGGCTGCTGCCCGAGCGGCACCTCGTCGAACGTGATGACCTGGCTGGCGCGTGGAGATCTGGCATTGTCGGTTGCCATCGCCGCCGTGACCACCCTCCTCGCTCCGCTGCTGACCCCTGCATTGATCTGGCTGCTGGCTTCGGCCTGGTTGCCGGTGTCGTTCATGGAGCTGTTCTGGTCGATCCTGCAAGTGGTGTTGTTGCCCATCGTGCTCGGCGTGGTCGCTCAGCGCCTGCTCGGCGCTCGGGTTCGCCACGCGGTGGAAGTGTTGCCGCTGGTTTCCGTGGTCAGCATCGTGATCATCGTCACCGCTGTCGTCGCTGCCAGCCAGGCGAAAATCGCAGAGTCCGGCCTGCTGATCATGGCCGTGGTCATGCTGCACAACAGCTTTGGTTACTTGCTCGGGTACTTCACCGGGCGTCTGTTCAAGCTGCCCTTGGCCCAGCGCAAATCCCTGGCACTGGAGGTCGGCATGCAGAACTCCGGTTTGGGCGCCGCGCTGGCCAGCGCGCATTTCTCACCGCTGGCGGCGGTGCCGAGTGCGTTGTTCAGTGTGTGGCACAACATTTCCGGAGCACTGCTCTCGACGTATTTCCGCCGGATGAGCGAGAAAGAAGATCGAGAGACAGCAGCTCGACAAGCAACCGAATAA